In Vibrio echinoideorum, the sequence CTACCCAACAGAGTGGCAAATTACGATTCCGACGCAACAAATTAAACTGACTGTTTCGGCGCTTAATCCAAATGCGAAAATGCCACTATCGGTGCCCTATTGGGAAGGACCAATCGTGATTAAAGGCTCTCATTCTGGTTCTGGCTATATGGAGCTGACGGGATACTAAGCAAAAAGCATGTTCTGAACATGAGGTACTCCAAGTTCTAATATGTCAAAGATGAGTCGCTAGTAAAGATGTATTAATTGATGTTAAATAGACGACTAAGAATCAAATCAACCGTCACATCGGCTACCATAAAATGTTGTTAACCCAATTCGGATTATCGATGAAAGAGTTACAGTTGCCTTGCCACGTCACAGCTTTTTCGTGGCGCTGAACCAGCTGTCTACTGGGTCAGCGTTATACAATTGAAGCAACGTACATCGCTTGCCAACTTTAGGTTTACCTGACGTACTCGAAATATCATCAACCAGATACAAGTCGGGTATTTTTGCATTGTTGCCTTCATAGCGCACAGCCATGTA encodes:
- a CDS encoding endonuclease; amino-acid sequence: MHHLPQTDAENHSTRSNKSFDFVDSPLKKSPLNKTEYDSFEPRDAMKGDTACSIFYMAVRYEGNNAKIPDLYLVDDISSTSGKPKVGKRCTLLQLYNADPVDSWFSATKKL